From the Clostridiales bacterium genome, the window CTCGCCCAAGGACGAAAAGTTGGTGGGTACGCTGTATCATGTGGTCTCGGACATAGAAAGAATAGGCGACCATTCGGAAAACTTGATGGAAGCCGCGCAAATTTTGGCCAACAACAGCATAGGTCTTTCGGAAGAGGCCCAGAAAGAATTAATGACTATGTATCAAAAAGTCAAGCTATTGTATAGGGACGCTTTGTATGTTTTTGATAAACGCGACCTCAATATGATAAAAGAAGTCAACCGCCGCGAAGAAGAGATTGACAATATGAAAAGAGAATTTACCAACAACCATATTGACAGGCTGCACCAAGGCGTATGTTCGGTAGAAAGCGGCGAAGTCTTTTATGAAGTGACCACCAACCTGGAAAGGATAGCAGACCACCTTACCAATATCGCTTACAGCGTAAGGGAAAGAAGCACCCAAAAAGCGATATGACAATATATTATCAAAGTATTTGACAATAATTGCCAAAACCGTTATATTAAATTTGTATAATTTGCAAAAAATTAATAGGAGAATAAAAATATGAATAAATTAACGGTCAAAGATGTGGATGTTTTTAACAAGCGGGTTTTGGTAAGGGCCGATTTTAACGTCCCGCAAGACGAAAACGGAAATATCACGGACGAGAACAGGATTATAGGCGCGCTTCCTACCATAAAATACCTTATTGAAAACCAAGCCAAGATTGTTTTGTGTTCGCATTTGGGCAGGCCCAAAGACGGCTTTGATCCCAAGTTTTCGCTTGCGCCCGTCGCCAGAAGGCTTAACGAGCTTTTGGGCGGGGTTGTGACTTTGGCTAAGGACGTTATAGGCGAAGACGCCAAGGCAAAAGCCGCCGCGCTAAAACCCGGCGAGGTTTTGCTGCTTGAGAATGTCCGATTCCACAAAGAAGAGACCAAAAACGACCCTGAATTCGCCAAAAAGCTGGCCGAGTTTGGCGAAGTGTTTGTCAATGACGCGTTTGGCACGGCGCACAGGGCCCACGCTTCCACGGCGGGCGTTTGCGATTATATTAAAGTTTGCGTCGCCGGGTTTTTGATCGCCAAAGAGCTTGAGATAATGGGCGGGGCTTTGGAAAACCCCAAGCGTCCTTTTGTGGCGATTTTGGGCGGGGCTAAAGTCAGCGACAAAATCGGCGTCATTAACAATCTATTGGAAAAAGTTGACAGCCTTTTGATAGGCGGCGCTATGGCTTACACATTCGCGCTCGCCAAGGGCGGCAAGGTAGGCGATTCCAAGGTAGAGCCCGACAAGGTGGACCTTGCCAAAGAATTGCTCCAAAAGGCCCAAGACAAAGGCGTCCAGTTATTATTGCCCGTTGACAATGTGGCGGCGGACGAGTTCAGCGCGGACGCCAATACCCAGATAGCGGACAGCCTTAACATTCCGGACGGATGGCAAGGCCTGGATATAGGGCCTAAGACTTGCGAAAAGTTCGCCGAGGTCATCAAGGGAGCTAAGACTGTTATTTGGAACGGGCCTATGGGCGTGTTTGAATTTGAGAAGTTTGCCGCGGGCACCAGAGCGGTCGCCCAGGCTTTGGCGGATGCGGACGCGGTGACCATTATAGGCGGCGGCGACAGCGCGGCGGCCATAGAGCAATTAGGCTTTGCGGATAAGGTTACGCATATTTCCACGGGCGGCGGGGCTTCTTTGGAGTTTTTGGAAGGACTTGAGCTACCCGGCATCGCAAGGCTAAACGACAAATAAAACAAAAAAAGATAAGGGCAAGGAAAATCAACCTTGCCCTATTAAAAAATAAAGGAAAAAAATAATATGAGACGACCTATCATAGCGGGAAATTGGAAGATGAACAACACGGCCGCCCAGA encodes:
- a CDS encoding phosphoglycerate kinase, giving the protein MNKLTVKDVDVFNKRVLVRADFNVPQDENGNITDENRIIGALPTIKYLIENQAKIVLCSHLGRPKDGFDPKFSLAPVARRLNELLGGVVTLAKDVIGEDAKAKAAALKPGEVLLLENVRFHKEETKNDPEFAKKLAEFGEVFVNDAFGTAHRAHASTAGVCDYIKVCVAGFLIAKELEIMGGALENPKRPFVAILGGAKVSDKIGVINNLLEKVDSLLIGGAMAYTFALAKGGKVGDSKVEPDKVDLAKELLQKAQDKGVQLLLPVDNVAADEFSADANTQIADSLNIPDGWQGLDIGPKTCEKFAEVIKGAKTVIWNGPMGVFEFEKFAAGTRAVAQALADADAVTIIGGGDSAAAIEQLGFADKVTHISTGGGASLEFLEGLELPGIARLNDK